Below is a window of Kiloniellales bacterium DNA.
TGGGATCGTCGCCGCCTGGCTCGGTTGGGGTGTGCCCGTCGCGGCGGCGCTGGCGAGCCTTTACGTCGGTTTCAGCCCCACTTTCGTCGGCAGCATTGCGGGCGCCGTCTGGGCTTTCGTCAACGGCCTGGTGGCGGGACTGATGATCGCCTGGCTCTACAATAGATTTCTCCTAACCCGCAGGCGCTCCCTGCAGTGACCGCGGCGCCGCCGTGCCGCGCGGCCGTTATCGCCGCAGGAGACCCTCGGCCTCGAGCCACCGGTAGCTGTCCTCGATCAGGGTCCTGAGCGGTGGGGGTCGGTAGCCGAGCTCGCGCTGGGCGAGATCCGAGACGACCTTGGCCGAGACGGTCACCATCGCGGCCCCTTCCGGGGTGAGCGCGGGTTCCTTGCCCGTCACGGCGCTCAGCATGACGTTCAGCCGCGCGGCCAGCCGGAAGACTCCGGAAGGCAGAACGACCCGGGGCGCGCGGCATCCCGTGACCTCGCCGACGGTCCGGAACAAGGCGAGAAAGGTCGCGTAGTCGCCGCCAAGAAGATAGTTCTTCCCGGTCTTTCCCCGCTCCGCCGCGGCGATGTGAGCCTTCGCGACCTCTTCGGCGAGGCAGAAGGTCCCTGCGCCCGGTGGCGCCGCGGGGATCCACTTTGTGCAGAGGTCGATGATGACGCGCGCCCAGCCTTTGCGGTCATATCGTCCCATGACATGACAGGGATTGAGGATGACCGCGTCCAGTCCCCGCGCGACCGCCTCGCGCACCTTCTGTTCGGCGAGGAACTTCGTGCGGTTGTAGTTGATCCAGGATCGGCCCCCGAGCTGCGCCGATTCCTCGCTTACAACACCCAGCTCCAGACCGAAGGTGTTCCAGGTCGAAGTGTGGACGAACCGCCGGGCCCTTGCGGCAATCGCGGCGTCCAAGACGTTCTCGGTGCCTCCGACGTTAACGGCGGTCTGCCGCGCGTCGTGACTGGTCCAGAACGAAATGTCGGCCGCGACGTGGAACACGGCATCGACCTCGCTCGGCACGGCGCGCTCCAGGGACCGCGGGTCGAGCAGGTCTCCTTGGACCAGCTGCACTGGGAACCTGCTGAGCACGGTCAGGTCGGATGTCGGCCGGTGGAGAGCCACGACGTCCCAATCCGCCAGGACGAGCTGCTCGACCAGATTGAGGCCGACGAAACCCGTCGCGCCGGTGACGAAGGCAGTCTTCTTCATTGGACGCAACCGTGCCCTTCAGCTGGATCCCGGGCCGCGCCAAGTACCAAGGGCGTCCGGCTTGTTGGAAGAAACCAAAGCATGGCCGCCCGGGACTTGTCCCAGATCAAGGCATCCGGGGCTTGCCGCACTTAGATCTCTTTGGTGATGGTCCGGAACCCGATAGGCTGCTGGGCCCGGCGATGACACGGTTGGCGAGGAGACCACGCAGTGACTCGAAAGATTATCCCCGATGTGATCGAACAGAAGCATGTCGAGACGGTGCGCGGAAAAACTTCCGCACGGCGCGCCGCGCAGATTATGCGCGAGCATGACGTCGGGGCCTTGCCGATCGTGGAAGGCGGTACCTTGAAAGGAATCATTACGGTCAACGATATGGCCTGCCGGGTTGTCGCCGCCGGACTGGATCCTGACGAGACGCCGGTCAAGGACGTCATGACCCCGGATCCCGATACGGTGGCGCCGGACACCAGCGCCATCGACGCGCTGCGCCTCATGCAGGACGGCGGATATCGCCATCTGCCGGTCGTGTCGGGCGGCCGGGTGTGCGGCCTGCTTTCTCGACGCGACTTCTTCGGTCTGGAGAAGGCGCGGCTCGACGAAGAGACCAAGCTGTGGGAGCGCATCGGCTAGCGCGCAGGAGCCGGGAGGCGAAGATGCTGAACATCGATCCGCAGACGGTCTGCTTCATAGCCATCAAGGCCCACGCCTTCGATGCCAAGGTCGAGGTGGGCGAGCCGGATCTCGGCTCGAACCCGTCGGACGAGAACATGCGCGAGGTGCTCGAAGACCGGGCGGATGATGCGACCGAGGACGAGCTGCAGGCATTGATCGACGGCCTCAACATCGACCAGCAGGTCGATCTGGTTGCCTTGACCTGGCTTGGGCGTGGCGACTTCACCGCCGGGGAGATCGAGGATGCCCGGAAGGCGGCCCGAGACGCCCACAACGAGCATACCGCGCGTTACCTCCTCGGCATTCCCCTGCTGGGCGACTATCTCGAAGAGGGCCTGTCGGCCTTGAACTACTCCTGCGAGGAGTACGAGATGGGGCGCTTGTGACCGTCGGATCCTGTCGCGTCGGGAAAGTCTGGGCAGGCTCGTGAAGAAGCGGTCGTCCCATCCGATACCGGACAAGGCGGAGGTGTCCATCGACTTTCCCGACAAGTTCTACGTCGGGTCCTTTCCGAGCGACGCCAAGTTCGAGGCCCGGGCCGAGAACGATGGCCTCTTGATCAAGCTGACCCGTGTCGGCGAGCAGCGCCGTCAGGTCGAGATCCACCTCCATCACCGCCTGCTGGCGAATATCCTGACCGAGTGGGCCGGGTCCCTGGCCGAGCAGCCGCCCATGGACGAGGACCATCGGGACACGCTGCTGACCGCCTTGGACAAGGCGGGGGACGCCCTTCGCTGACCCGTCGGCGACCTGGCTCCGCTCAGCCCGCCGCGCTTCTCAATCGGTCCGCTGTCTTCGCCAATTCCCTCAAGCCGGACGATATCTCAACCGGATAGCGGGCGTCGCTCTCGAGGCGCTGGAGCTGTGTCGGCAAACGGCGCAGCTCCGCCGACGCGTGGGCGCGCAGTTCGGCCAAGTCCGGCAGAGGCCCGACCAGCCGCCCGTCGCGCATCACGGGCCGGACCAGGGGAACCCCCTCGCTCGCTTCATCCTCCCTCGTGACGGTATCGCCCATGTTGGTGCCGCCGTTGGGATCATCCGCGCCGCTCGGGCTGTAGTGCCGATAGACCTGCTTGCGCCCGGGCCAGGTCGCCTTGCCGCTCGATACCTTACGCGTGGGCCGACCCGCATACTCCTGGAGCTTGTAGGCGCAGTCGAGCGCCGGGGCGTCGCTCGAGGTGGTCAGGCTGGTACCGATGCCGTAACCGTCGATCGGCGCCGCCTCGCGCGCGTGCACGGCCAAGGCGGCCTCGTCGAGGCCGCCGCTGGCGAAGATCTCGATTTCCGGAAGTCCGGCGCGATCGAGCAGGGTACGGACCGCACGTGCCTCGGCGACGAGATCGCCGCTGTCGAGCCGGACGCCGCGCACCTCGATCCCCGACTGCCTCAGCTTGGGCACCAGATCGATGACCTTCCGGGCCGCGGCCAGGGTGTCATAGGTGTCGAGCAGCAGGACCAGTCGATCGGGCCGCGAGCGGGCAAAATTCTCGAAGGCCGCCGCCTCGTCGCCGTGGGCTTGAATGAAGGAGTGGGCCATGGTGCCGACGATCGGGATGCCGAACGCGCGGCCGGCACTCGTCGTGGCGGTGCCGTCGAATCCGGCGATGTAGGCGGCGCGCGCTGCCAGCAGCCCGGCCTCGGCGCCGTGTGCCCGGCGCAGGCCGAAATCGATCAGCCTCTTTCCCCCGGCGGCGAGTACCATGCGCGCCGCCTTGGACGCGATCACGCACTGAAAATGCAGGAGATTGATGATGCGGGTCTCCATCAGCTGCGCCACGGGCAGGGCCGCCGCGAGACGCAGGATGGGTTCGTCCGTGAAGAACAGCGTGCCCTCGCGCATGGCGTCGACGTCGCCGTCGAAACGAAGCGCTTCCAGGTAGTCGACAAAGTCCCGGCTGAAGCGGCCGCTCTCCTGCAGCCAGGCCAGCTCCTCGGCCGTGAAACGCGCGCCGGTCAGAAAGGCGACCACTTGCTCGAGACCGGCCGCCATGAGGAATCCACGTTGCGCCGGGAGCTTTCGAACGAAGAACTCGAAGACCGCTGTCTCGGTCATACCGGCCTCAAGATAGGCCTGCATCATGTTGAGTTCATAGAGATCGGTGAGCAGCAGGCTCGATCCCAGGGCGGCCGGCAGGCCATCCGTCCCGTGCCGCCGAGGCGCGCGCGGCTCCGTTTCGCGCTCTTCCATCATGCTTATGAGGCCCTATTGGGTGCGCTATGCTTCCTGCACCCTCGCCGCCGGGCGGCGGCGCCACATTGACGCATATCAAGCGGGCGGCTTGGAGGCTCCACTAGGGTGATTTCCAAACGCCACCACTGGCGCAGAGACCTGGTTGCAGGAAACGGAGATCAGGCGAGAACATGGCGGCTGAGGAGCCCACCGCCGAGACACCCGACTGGGGACGGCTGACGCCGTCGCAGCTTTTCTCGCGCTGCGACACCTCGGGTTGGCGGTTCGAGACCACCGCCGAGCTGGAGGATCTCGACCGGGTGATCGGTCAGGACCGCGCGGTGGAGGCCGTGCAGTTCGCCCTGGGCATGGCGCAGCCGGGCTACAACGCCTATGTCCTCGGGCCTGAAGGCGTCGACCGTCACGGCATCGTGCGTCGCTTCCTCGATGCCGCAGCGGCGCAGAGGGGGGCGCCTCCGGACCAGTGCTACGTCCACAACTTCGCCGAACCTCACGCGCCGAGGGCGCTCAGCCTGCCTGCGGGCCGCGGCCAGACCTTCAAGCACGACATGGAGGGTATGGTCGAGGACCTGCGCGCGGCGCTCGCAAGCGCGTTCGAGAGCGACGAGTACCGGGCGCGCCGCCAGGTCATCGAGGAGGAGTTCAAGGAACGGCAGCAACAGTCCCTGGCCGACATCGAAGAGGCGGCCAAGGCGAAGGGGCTCGCCCTGGTCAGAACGCCGATCGGATTCGCCTTCGCGCCCGTCAAGGACGGCAAGCTCGTCCCGCCGGAGGCCTTCGGCGCCCTGCCAAAGGAAGTCCAGGAACAGGTCCAGGCGGACATCGAAGAGCTGCAGAAGCGCTTGCAGGGTGTGCTGGAGACGACGCCGCTGTGGCTCAAGGAGTCGCGCGCGAAGCTGCGCGAGCTCAACCACGAGACTGCGAGCTTCGCGGTCGGGCATCTGATCGGGTCTCTCCGCGAGGCCTACGAGGATCTCGAGAACGTCCTCGCCTACCTCGACGAATTGGAGCGCGACGTGGTCGAGAACGTCGACGCCTTCCTGCAGCCGATGGCGGGCGGCCCGAACGCCAAGGGGACCGACGGCGAGTCTCCCGCGGCCGGTCTTTTTCGCCGTTACCTCGTTAACCTGATCGTCCATAACGGCAAGAGCGGCCACGCGCCGGTCGTGCACGAAGACAACCCGACTTTCGA
It encodes the following:
- a CDS encoding bacteriophage holin, which translates into the protein MASNQHHATLGVLSFGFALGLTWAILVFVLGIVAAWLGWGVPVAAALASLYVGFSPTFVGSIAGAVWAFVNGLVAGLMIAWLYNRFLLTRRRSLQ
- a CDS encoding CBS domain-containing protein: MTRKIIPDVIEQKHVETVRGKTSARRAAQIMREHDVGALPIVEGGTLKGIITVNDMACRVVAAGLDPDETPVKDVMTPDPDTVAPDTSAIDALRLMQDGGYRHLPVVSGGRVCGLLSRRDFFGLEKARLDEETKLWERIG
- a CDS encoding NAD-dependent epimerase/dehydratase family protein; translation: MKKTAFVTGATGFVGLNLVEQLVLADWDVVALHRPTSDLTVLSRFPVQLVQGDLLDPRSLERAVPSEVDAVFHVAADISFWTSHDARQTAVNVGGTENVLDAAIAARARRFVHTSTWNTFGLELGVVSEESAQLGGRSWINYNRTKFLAEQKVREAVARGLDAVILNPCHVMGRYDRKGWARVIIDLCTKWIPAAPPGAGTFCLAEEVAKAHIAAAERGKTGKNYLLGGDYATFLALFRTVGEVTGCRAPRVVLPSGVFRLAARLNVMLSAVTGKEPALTPEGAAMVTVSAKVVSDLAQRELGYRPPPLRTLIEDSYRWLEAEGLLRR
- a CDS encoding nicotinate phosphoribosyltransferase; translated protein: MMEERETEPRAPRRHGTDGLPAALGSSLLLTDLYELNMMQAYLEAGMTETAVFEFFVRKLPAQRGFLMAAGLEQVVAFLTGARFTAEELAWLQESGRFSRDFVDYLEALRFDGDVDAMREGTLFFTDEPILRLAAALPVAQLMETRIINLLHFQCVIASKAARMVLAAGGKRLIDFGLRRAHGAEAGLLAARAAYIAGFDGTATTSAGRAFGIPIVGTMAHSFIQAHGDEAAAFENFARSRPDRLVLLLDTYDTLAAARKVIDLVPKLRQSGIEVRGVRLDSGDLVAEARAVRTLLDRAGLPEIEIFASGGLDEAALAVHAREAAPIDGYGIGTSLTTSSDAPALDCAYKLQEYAGRPTRKVSSGKATWPGRKQVYRHYSPSGADDPNGGTNMGDTVTREDEASEGVPLVRPVMRDGRLVGPLPDLAELRAHASAELRRLPTQLQRLESDARYPVEISSGLRELAKTADRLRSAAG
- a CDS encoding DUF3775 domain-containing protein, with the translated sequence MLNIDPQTVCFIAIKAHAFDAKVEVGEPDLGSNPSDENMREVLEDRADDATEDELQALIDGLNIDQQVDLVALTWLGRGDFTAGEIEDARKAARDAHNEHTARYLLGIPLLGDYLEEGLSALNYSCEEYEMGRL